The DNA sequence GCAATATACATTCCATAAGCACCAGAAGCACCAATAACTCCTGCTCCTCTAACGTGCATAGATGCGATCGCATCACAAACATCCTCTAAAGTGGCTAAATCTTCAATGACAAACTGATGAGGTAAAAAACGTTGATCAATAACTTGAACTATATTAGGGTTATCCGACTTTAACCAAATCGTGCGATAAAGCTTACCATTTACATCCATGTAGCGATTTTGAGTAATGAGTAACGAGTTTTTAAGAGTAGGGGAGTGGGGAGTGAGGAGTGGGGAGAGTTTTTTAAATTCTTAATTTTTAATTCCTTACTTAGCCTCCAGCAACAGCAGGTACAATACTTACCTCATCACCATCAGATAAAGGAGTAGCGGTATTATCAAGAAAACGAATATCCTCGCTATTAACGTAGAAATTTAGGAAACGACGAGGCGCACCAGTTTCATCACAAAGACGAGCTTTAATACCGGGGCAATTTGCCTCTAAAGCATCAATTAATTCTTGAATAGTGGTAGCAGAACACTCGATGGTTGCTTGATCTTTGGTAAATTTTTGTAAAGGAGTGGGAATTAATACTTTTACGGACATATTTTCTTGAACTTAAATTTATTTGTATATTTTTTTAGTGGTGGAATATCTTAAAACAATTTGGGTATTAAGAGACGGAGAAAATTATTTATTTCTAACTCCGAACTCCGAACTCCGAACTCCGAACTCTTATACTAATACTTGTTGCCATTCTAAGCGATCGAGGGTGCGAGAACGCTCTAAAGCACGTTCAAAACTGTCTAATTTAGGCTCAATGATTAAAGGTTCGCTGATGTATCCTTGCACTGCTTCTTGGGTTTTCAAGCCGTTACCAGTAATATAAACAACGGTGCTTTCTTCAGGATCAATTTTTCCTGCTTCTACCAATTTTTTCAATACAGCAACGGTTGTACCTCCTGCAGTTTCAGTGAAGATACCTTCAGTCTCTGCTAAGAGTTTGATACCTTCAACAATTTCTGCATCGGTGACAGATTCGATATTACCGTTAGTTTTACGAGCAATATCTAAAGCATACATACCGTCAGCAGGATTACCGATCGCAATGGATTTAGCAATGGTATTGGGTTTAACAGGGGTAACAAAATCTCTGCCTTCTCTGAATGCTTGGGCAATAGGAGAACATCCTTCCGCTTGTGCACCACTGAAACGCACTGCTTTGTCATCCACTAAACCGACTTTGACGAACTCTTGGAAACCTTTGTAAATCTTGGTGAAAAGAGAACCAGAGGCTAAAGGTGCAACGATATGATCAGGTAATTTCCAGCCTAATTGTTCCGCTACCTCAAAACCGAGGGTTTTTGAACCTTCAGAGTAGTAAGGACGTAAGTTAATATTAACAAATCCCCAACCGTAGGTATTACCAACTTCGCAACAGAGGCGGTTAACTTGATCATAGTTACCTTTAACAGCCATGACAGTGGGGTTATAGATTAATGTGCCTAAAACCTTTCCTGCTTCTAAATCGGAAGGAATGAAGACACAACAGTCTAAACCAGCATGAGCAGCGATCGCAGCTGTAGAATTGGCTAAATTACCAGTACTAGCACAGGAAACGGTGGTAAAACCTAACTCTCTAGCACGGGTTAGAGCCACGGAAACGACTCTATCCTTAAAGCTGAGGGTAGGCATATTAACAGCATCATTTTTAATATAAAGATTTTTCAGACCTAAACGACGAGCCAAGCGGGTAGATTTGACCAAAGGAGTCATACCTGTACCCACATCAATAGGATTCTCACTTTCCACGGGCAAAAATGCTTTGTAACGCCAGATGGAATTGGGACCGGCGGCGATGGATTCACGACTGACTTGAGCTTTTATAGCGTCATAGTCGTAGGCTACTTCTAGGGGTGCAAAGGTTTCCTCACAAATATGAATCGCTTTGAGAGGGTATTCTGCACTTCCTTCTTTAGATACTAATTTGGTGAAAGTGGGTTTTAATTTATTGTCCGTGGTACGTGCGATCGCTTGTGTCATTTTTTACTCTCCTGTGCTTTACGAGTGATAAATCTGAAAATTGATCTTTAAAATGATTGCTTTTTCAAAAGTATAACAGCAATAAAATTTGTTGGCAAATATATCCGACTAAAATAGTCGGGATTAAAAATTAAGTGAATAATTGTTGGGGAAGATGGGGGAGTTTGTTAATTCTTATACTTATTACTACCTCTAACTCCGAACTCATAATAGAAATGTTTAGATATTTAACTAAATTGTCAACTAATAATAAATTTTGGGCATACTGAAATTAGGAGTATTAAGTGTGAATATTCCTGTTTTTGTACTAAATGGCTTTTTTTTGACTAATTTTCCTTGTTGTCTCACATTGAGAATATTTGCCAAATTATTATGTAAAAGCACTTTGGTGATGAGGTAGTGAATCGAAACAAAAATTAATTTCTGGATTCATCAAATAAGGAGGTATGTACCATGATGTATAGTTTTCGCAGAGTTACTCATGCAGTTTGGAGTTATCTTAATCAATCTATTACTCCCACAGAAGAAGAATATTCCGTTTGGAAGCCGAGTAGATTTTGGTATATTTACAAGATTAGAATTTTAGAGAAGTGTTGGTTACAGAAGTCTTTTATACCTGCCCATGAGATTCGTGGACAAGATGAGTATAGAGCGGGAAATTAATTGCTGACGTTATGCACTTACCTTGTCATGTTAAATTGGGGTAGGTTTCGGATTTCAGGTAGCAGGTTTCAGGTTTTTTCTTTCTGGCATTTTTCTGGCATTTAGTTATTCAGTTAAAAGATTAGACAAGAATGCAAAATTAAAATCAATTTTTAGAAATAGTCGATTTTTTTTACTGTTGTCTGTTGCCTGACTTCTGCTATAAGTCTATTAAAAAGAAGAAAATCAATAAACATACATTTTTTATAGATTATTGTTGCGTTTTCCTCTTTCCTTGTGTTCAACATCTTTATAAATGACTAAATAGTACACCAAAAGAGGTTTTTACTGGTGACACCTAAAGAGTCAAGAAGCGATCGCATCTTTTGTGAACATTCCCACCAATAGTCATGATTATCATACATCCAATCGGGATTGTAATAGATATTTTCGTGTAAAACTCCTTCTAAGTTGAAAAAATCTTCTGAATCTTGTTCAGACATTATCAATAAACGAAAGGGTTTTCCCTGACATTTTTCTTTTAATTTGCCCATTATATCGATGACTTGCTCTCTATCTGCTCTCCCAGTACGAATAAAAAGCACTTCATCACACTTATCAATAGTAGCCCAAAAACGGTGCGATCGCCCCTGATAACGTTTTTTCATTCTCTTGAATACAGGAGTCATATCATTAATGGGATCATCCGTATTTTCTACTTCATGGGCAAAAGATAATCCTGTCCATTTACCGTGATATATTCGACCATGATCGTCATTATAGTGGAGATATTCGGGATTCCACATATCTTCAAAACCTGTGTCAATAATGTCCGCCACATCACTTAAATTAGTGGTACGAGTTAAATCAAAAGGATAAGCAGGTCCATCATACTGAATTTTATGTAACAACATTCTGACCGCACAGCGATCGCCCAATGGTAAAATAGCAATGCGTTTTAATTCTGATAGGGGGCATTTATACTGAAAAGGTAAAGCTGACTTCGGAGGTACTTTTATACGACTTTCTAACCCCGTTTCTCCCAACATCATACGGCGAAAAGGAATATCAGGATGAAGCAAATCATCATAAACCCCTTGTTTCATATCCCTTAAAGCCTCAGAAACCTCTTTCCACATTGGTTGAACATTATATTCATGTTCTGATTCATTAATCAAATAGAGATTATTTTCATCTATTTTTAAAATTCCTAACGAACCATCATAGAATAATACCTCGCTCTTATCGGGAGAAAAGAAAGCCGACAGGGGTAAATATTCCAAAGCGTGGGAAGGGGGGATGTTGACGATGGTATCAATAGTTTTCTTCTCCCCCACCCAGAGGGAAAAATTTGCTACCCTTCTGGTATTAGCTAGATATATCCCCTGCTCTAATAATTGATTATTCTGTAAGCAATCCTGTAACTCTAGGCGATAAGGATTAATTTGAAAATCAACTTTACTATTGTTTGTGAATAAGAGGCTATGATTTTTTTCTCTCCAAGCTATTTTAAAACCTTTTTGGTCATCAAATAAGCAAGTGTCTATTGGCTTAAGAGATAGTTTTTTTTTTCCTGCTTCCTCTTTATCAAGATCAAAAATAGGTACATTAATCGCTGAAAACATTGCCCGATGCCCCTCACTATTGGGGTGTGCCACATCAAAAGATAAACCTTCCCCAAAACGCCCATTACCATCATTCAATTCTGTTAACCAATCCAAAACAGGTACATCCCAAGTTAACATACGGCTATGGGTATCATATAAAAACCAATTATGTTCAGCACTGTATTCACCGTGAGGATAAACTGAGCCTAACATGGGAATTGCACCTATTTCCTTTGTCATCTGGATTAACCTCTGCAATCCACTTTCAAACCTTTGTTGCAATGCTTTTCTTTCGTGGGGTTGACAATAGGCAAAACCTTCATTGCCGAGAGAAAGGGCAATAATCACAATATCGGGTTTTTGGGGAATAACTACCGACTCAAATCTTTTAATAGTAGTAGAAACACTCGCTCCTAATTCAGATACATTAATTAATTGATGACCATATTTATCTGCTAGAGTCTCTTTTAATAATTCTGCCCATCCTTTCAATAGCCAAGCACTACAGCCCATAGCAACAGAACTACCGATAACTAAAATTCTTAAACCATTTTTACCCTTAAGAGGAGGATTTTGTATCAGAGGCTTTTCCCAATAACCATAAGGATGGGGTTGTAAGTGTCCAAACCAACCATCTTCGACAATTAAAGTGGTTTCTTTTGCTTCTTTTTCAAGGGGTATCCAACGATTATCATTACCTAAAGATTCCCAAATCACTTCTCCTTCAGCAGAGAATTTGAGATATTTATATTCTATTTTTGAGTCAATATAGGGAATGTCCACATCTGCCCACCATAAAGGATAGCGATCGCTCTTTGTTTGTAATGGGATACAATTAGAAATGTTCCAAGATCCTAATTCAGCCGTTGAACCAAGAAGGGCAATTGATTCCCCCATATTAGTATGTGCACTTACCTGAAAACGATACATAAAATCCCCAGCCTAGTAATGAGTAAAATCTAGTTTATGCCCTAATTTTTAACATGAATTGTCCCAAAAGTTTCAATTACCTTGCCTGAATTCGATATAAAATTATTGGTTGAGGTAGGTTTCAGGTTTCAGGTTTCAGGTTCAGGGCAAACGCATACTCAAGCAGACAAAATCTTAAGTAAATAATCGTTATCCCATCCTGCCTTAATTTGACTCCAATCATAAGAGCTGCGTAATGTTTTACCATCAATGGCTATTATTTCTCTTTGTATTATTTAAGTAGTATGGTTAATCCAATCTAGGAAAACTGATTGCAATTGCTTTGGACATAGACGAGCAAATAAACGAGCGATAGTATCATGAGAAGGAATACCATTGGGCAATTCAAGAAACCTTTCGAGCCAAGATTGTTTACTTTTGCCATATTCTTCAATTTCTACCCAAGAGTCGGCACCACAAATTACCGCCAGAATTGTTAATGCTACAATATCAACTAATTTATGTTCAATTAAGTAACTGGTTCGTGGATCTTCAATATTTTCAAAATGTTTCCACAGGTATGATTTCTCAGAAATCACGGCTATTAATTACCTCTATAATCTTTACTATATTACTTTCTCATAAATTTTTGGTATGCGTTTGCCCTGGATAGCGATTGTAGGTAATTCTCAAAAGATTGAAAAATAAGTTAAAATGATAATTTGTGACTAAATATGCTAACTATAAGAAATTATTTATTACTAAGAGGTAATCATGGCTCAGAAAGTACAACTATTATTAAATAAGAATGTTGAGAAATTAGGTAAAAGAGGGGATGTGGTTGATGTTGCTCCCGGTTATGCTCGTAACTATCTTGTACCTCAAGGTTTTGCCGTGGTAGTAACCCCCGGTATTTTGCGTCAAGTAGAGCAGAGAAGAGAGAAAGAAAGACAACGCTTACAAGCTATTTTAGAGGAAGCGAAATCTCGTAAAACTGCCTTACAAACCATCAACAATTTTGTTATTCGTAAGCAAGTAGGTGAACAAGATGCTATCTTTGGAACTGTAACCACTCAAGACGTGGTAGATGTAATTAAACAAAGTGCTGGTTTAGATATTGAGCGTCAAGATATTACTGTACCTGAAATCAAAAAAACTGGTAAATATAGTGTTGCTATTAAACTTCATGCAGAAGTAACCGCAGAAATTACAGTAGAAGTTGCTCCTTTATAACCTCACTTCAGTATAAGAGTATTGGATTTAGGACGGTTTGGTAAAGTTAGAGCGAAATAAGTAATGAGTAGAGAAAAAGGGATATGAGGTGTTGGGGTATTGGAGTATTGAGGTATTGGGGTTTTAGGGGAAAATTTCTTTTTATCTTTTTTTATCTTAACTCTGAACTCCGTACCGCTTTGCGGAACGAGCGCAACGAACTCTCCGAACTCCGAACTCAAATTATTGCCCTTTGCCCCTTTAACTTTGACTTAGTTTTCATTACATTTTTTTAGGTCTTGAAATTTATTTAGACAGGTTTTCTTCTCTTCTTCTGTTAGGTTTTGAATAGATATATCTCGTCTTAAAATCATTCCATTATGTCCCATAATTAAGCGGGGTAACTGCTCATATTTTATGAGGGAGAAATCTTGCATATTATAGGTTGTATAAGTTGTGTAATCGGGGTCATTGAAATCCACATCTACGACGGTGATTGTTTTTCTGGGAGGAATATTATTGTCAATATATGGGCGTGCGCCTGAACCTAATGCACCTGTATGTAATAGTTGTAATTCTCCTTTATGGGCAGGGTAATAAGCGTGATGATGACCGCTTATATAAGTGTGTACATTATATTTTTCTAAGAGTTGACGCAATTCATCGGCATTGTTTAAAACTTCTCCGGGATAGTCTCTCCCTTCAGACACCGCATAGAGAGGTAGATGTCCGATAATTATTCTCATTTTTGCCTGTTGTGCTTTTTCTGATGCAAGGCTTTTTTCTACCCATGATAATTTATCCTTGGGAATACGACTAGATGAACCATCCCACACTAAAAAGAAAATATCATCTTGTTCAAAGGTATAATAGAAGGGAAATTGATTGCGATCGAGGAATTTTACTCCTGAATTATGCTTCGGATTTTGCCAATATTCTACTGCTAAGTCTCTTTCCTGTTGAAATAGAAATTTATTGTTAGGTGCGATCGCACTTGAAGCATCATGATTACCGATAGTGAAACCAAAGGGAATATTGAGGTTTCTGATAGGTTGAGCTATTTGAGTGTCAAACGCCTTCCACATTGCCCGAATCTGAGCCTGAGTTAAAGAGGGTTTTTGACCTGCAATCATATCACCACTACATAATATTAAATCAGGTTGCCAAAAAGGGAGCATTTTTAGGGCGAGATGTACTTCATCATCATATTCTGTTGAACCATAGGCACTATTAAGATCGCTAATTACTAAAATTCTGACATCTTTTTTTTCAGGCTTAAATGGTTGATATTTATTAATTAATTCTTGAGTTTGAGGGGGAATATTTTCCTGTCCTTGTACTGATTTTAGAAAAATAAAGTCATTGATAAAGTAACTAAAAATACAAATAAAAATAGTTGCCAATAATATTATTAAAAATTTTCTATTATTCATATAAAATAAAACATATTTAGGTCTTTTACAGTAGTTATGATAATTTATTTGATTATAAAGTACATAGTTGAATAATTTTGGTTTCTAGGGCAATAAGAGGATCATGACCTAATTTTAAATTTGCTTCTAATTCTAACAAAATAGGTAAAGAAGATAATAATTTTTGTGCGGAGATATTTTTTGTTTCTTGTTTGAGGAAATAAATTCTTTTTGGATTGCTAATATCAGCATTTTCGGCGATCGCTTTTTCGTCTTTTTCTCCACTTTCAACCATTGTTTTTACGATTGCCCAAGTGCGAAATTGACCGACTAAAGTAGCAACAATTCTCAGGGCGGGTTCATTGAGACTAATTAAATCTTGTACTAATTGTAAAGCAAGGGGTATATTTTGCTGTAAAATTGCTTGAGCTAATTGTAAACTATTTTGATTACTAACATTAACTAATGATTTAACAATTTCTTCGTTAATGGGTTGTTTATTTTCTCCTTGATAAAGGGATAATTTATCTAATTCTTGCCACAACAAACGGCTATCATTTCCTACGCAATTAGCTAATATTTTGATTCCTTCTTTGGTAATTTTTAACTCTTTTTGAGCAACTATTTCTTCCACTTTTTTAATTAAAATATCTGTCTGCCATGGTGGAATTAAACTAAATTCTTTAACTTGAGCGTATTGATTTATTAATTTAGTGCTTTTTATCCTGCCATCGGGCTTTTTCTCGCTCGTTAAAAGCAAATGGGTTGTGTCGGGAATTTGTTTGATGGTACGTTGAATTTCTGTTAATAAATCTTCAGAACAAGATTGACATATATTTGTATTAATCAGCCACACTATGCGATCGCCACTTCCAAAAGGAGGAGTCATAGCCTGTAAAAAGGCTTCACGAATAAACTCTTCTTTATCCCCTGCGAATTTTTCAAAGTTAAATTGTAACCAATTAAGATCGAGATTTTTTTCTTTTAGGGCATTGATTTCTTGCATCATCGTGAAATCATCATCACCCCAAAAATAGTAAATAGGCATTCTTTGCGCTCATCATTAATCCAAAACTTTGCTTATTATATCTAAACAATAAAAAAGGAGGCTAAAGCCCCCTTGAGATTAATTCAGTTCAATTTCAATCAAATGTGTTTTTTTCAATTACATTAAACCTAATTGAGCTAAAATACCTTTACCAGTCATTAACTCAGTGGCAATACCAATTAAGAAACCTAACATTGCTAAACGACCATTCCAGTTTTCAGCAAATGCGGTGAAGCCTAATTTACCGTCTTTGTTTTCCATGATTGATCTCCTTATAGTAAAAATGCTTTTGTGTCAATTAATTTAATACTAACTTAACATAAATTTTTAAAAGCAACAATAAAACTTTACATTCACTGGTGTGGATTTCCGTAAAAGAATTGTTTTTTAGATAATGACAGTCAAAAATTAGTTTTATTTATTTCCAATGGTTAATAAGCTAATATCCCGATGAGTTCAAGATAAAATGGAAAAATATTGATCAAAAATTGAGATGACAGACAAAGAATTTAATAACAATTTGGAGCAAGAATTAGCAGATTTATCTTCACAATTGAGTTTTGAGAGAGAGAGACAGACTGTTTTGCGTCCTTATCTGGTAACAAAAGCCAAGCGAGGAATTGTGGGTAGAAGTCGCTATGCGGTAAGGCTACGACAAGAAATTAAAAAAGTTACTAATAGTCGAGAATCTGTATTGATTTTTGGTGAGCCGGGTTTAGAAAAAGATAACTTGGCGGCGTTAATTCACTATGGATCGTGCGATCGCCGTGAACCTATTATTAAGGTCAATTGTGGCAAACTTCAAGCTAGTGGAGCGGAATTGTTTGGACGGGAAGGGGGAAAATATGGATTAATTGAGGCACTGGGTAAAGGTACTCTCATTTTTAATAATATTCAAGAATTGCCCTCAGAATTGCATCAACCTCTTTGCCAACTGTTAGCAGAACAAATATACTTTCCTGTTCAACGTTCGGAAAACACTACCCCTCAACAAAAAAAATGTCACGCTCGAATTATTCTCATTACAGAAAAAGCAATACCCGAAATTAGTAACCTCGTCACCCATACCATTAAAGTTCCCCCTCTGAGGGTGAGAAAGAGCGATTTAGAGGATCAGGTTAATTACTACATCAGTTTAATTGCCCGTAGCCGTAAAATTAGCAAACCAACCATTACTGCTGATGCCTTACGCCGTTTACAAACCTATGATTTTCCCAATAATCTTCGAGAGCTAGAAAATTTGATAGAAAGGGCAATAGTTCAATTATCTGGTAGTAATCAATTAACAGAAGATATTATTTGGCCTTCAAGGGGAAAAAAACAGCAATTTCGTCTCAATTTACTTAATATGTATCCCCGTGTGCGTAACTTTCTTCGCAGTAAATGGTATCCCGATCGCATCAACTATGGTTTTACCGTTGCCGCCTTTGCTTTTATTGTTGCCATTTTATTCTTTGCACCCCAGATGCGATCGCACAATTTTGCCCTTAACTTCTTTTGGGCATGGTGGTGGCCTTTAATCCTGATTGGTTTTCCCTTAGTTGGGAGGTTATGGTGTTCCATTTGTCCCTTTAT is a window from the Cyanobacterium sp. Dongsha4 genome containing:
- a CDS encoding metallophosphoesterase family protein gives rise to the protein MNNRKFLIILLATIFICIFSYFINDFIFLKSVQGQENIPPQTQELINKYQPFKPEKKDVRILVISDLNSAYGSTEYDDEVHLALKMLPFWQPDLILCSGDMIAGQKPSLTQAQIRAMWKAFDTQIAQPIRNLNIPFGFTIGNHDASSAIAPNNKFLFQQERDLAVEYWQNPKHNSGVKFLDRNQFPFYYTFEQDDIFFLVWDGSSSRIPKDKLSWVEKSLASEKAQQAKMRIIIGHLPLYAVSEGRDYPGEVLNNADELRQLLEKYNVHTYISGHHHAYYPAHKGELQLLHTGALGSGARPYIDNNIPPRKTITVVDVDFNDPDYTTYTTYNMQDFSLIKYEQLPRLIMGHNGMILRRDISIQNLTEEEKKTCLNKFQDLKKCNEN
- the thrC gene encoding threonine synthase is translated as MTQAIARTTDNKLKPTFTKLVSKEGSAEYPLKAIHICEETFAPLEVAYDYDAIKAQVSRESIAAGPNSIWRYKAFLPVESENPIDVGTGMTPLVKSTRLARRLGLKNLYIKNDAVNMPTLSFKDRVVSVALTRARELGFTTVSCASTGNLANSTAAIAAHAGLDCCVFIPSDLEAGKVLGTLIYNPTVMAVKGNYDQVNRLCCEVGNTYGWGFVNINLRPYYSEGSKTLGFEVAEQLGWKLPDHIVAPLASGSLFTKIYKGFQEFVKVGLVDDKAVRFSGAQAEGCSPIAQAFREGRDFVTPVKPNTIAKSIAIGNPADGMYALDIARKTNGNIESVTDAEIVEGIKLLAETEGIFTETAGGTTVAVLKKLVEAGKIDPEESTVVYITGNGLKTQEAVQGYISEPLIIEPKLDSFERALERSRTLDRLEWQQVLV
- a CDS encoding DUF1796 family putative cysteine peptidase; its protein translation is MYRFQVSAHTNMGESIALLGSTAELGSWNISNCIPLQTKSDRYPLWWADVDIPYIDSKIEYKYLKFSAEGEVIWESLGNDNRWIPLEKEAKETTLIVEDGWFGHLQPHPYGYWEKPLIQNPPLKGKNGLRILVIGSSVAMGCSAWLLKGWAELLKETLADKYGHQLINVSELGASVSTTIKRFESVVIPQKPDIVIIALSLGNEGFAYCQPHERKALQQRFESGLQRLIQMTKEIGAIPMLGSVYPHGEYSAEHNWFLYDTHSRMLTWDVPVLDWLTELNDGNGRFGEGLSFDVAHPNSEGHRAMFSAINVPIFDLDKEEAGKKKLSLKPIDTCLFDDQKGFKIAWREKNHSLLFTNNSKVDFQINPYRLELQDCLQNNQLLEQGIYLANTRRVANFSLWVGEKKTIDTIVNIPPSHALEYLPLSAFFSPDKSEVLFYDGSLGILKIDENNLYLINESEHEYNVQPMWKEVSEALRDMKQGVYDDLLHPDIPFRRMMLGETGLESRIKVPPKSALPFQYKCPLSELKRIAILPLGDRCAVRMLLHKIQYDGPAYPFDLTRTTNLSDVADIIDTGFEDMWNPEYLHYNDDHGRIYHGKWTGLSFAHEVENTDDPINDMTPVFKRMKKRYQGRSHRFWATIDKCDEVLFIRTGRADREQVIDIMGKLKEKCQGKPFRLLIMSEQDSEDFFNLEGVLHENIYYNPDWMYDNHDYWWECSQKMRSLLDSLGVTSKNLFWCTI
- a CDS encoding MoaD/ThiS family protein, which encodes MSVKVLIPTPLQKFTKDQATIECSATTIQELIDALEANCPGIKARLCDETGAPRRFLNFYVNSEDIRFLDNTATPLSDGDEVSIVPAVAGG
- a CDS encoding high light inducible protein — protein: MENKDGKLGFTAFAENWNGRLAMLGFLIGIATELMTGKGILAQLGLM
- the rplI gene encoding 50S ribosomal protein L9; the protein is MAQKVQLLLNKNVEKLGKRGDVVDVAPGYARNYLVPQGFAVVVTPGILRQVEQRREKERQRLQAILEEAKSRKTALQTINNFVIRKQVGEQDAIFGTVTTQDVVDVIKQSAGLDIERQDITVPEIKKTGKYSVAIKLHAEVTAEITVEVAPL
- the holA gene encoding DNA polymerase III subunit delta; its protein translation is MPIYYFWGDDDFTMMQEINALKEKNLDLNWLQFNFEKFAGDKEEFIREAFLQAMTPPFGSGDRIVWLINTNICQSCSEDLLTEIQRTIKQIPDTTHLLLTSEKKPDGRIKSTKLINQYAQVKEFSLIPPWQTDILIKKVEEIVAQKELKITKEGIKILANCVGNDSRLLWQELDKLSLYQGENKQPINEEIVKSLVNVSNQNSLQLAQAILQQNIPLALQLVQDLISLNEPALRIVATLVGQFRTWAIVKTMVESGEKDEKAIAENADISNPKRIYFLKQETKNISAQKLLSSLPILLELEANLKLGHDPLIALETKIIQLCTL